A single genomic interval of uncultured Pseudodesulfovibrio sp. harbors:
- a CDS encoding methyl-accepting chemotaxis protein has product MPSLGFRSKLYLASISMVVITIVSMAAVNSIQSRNEYFESGLTALENVSGTLLETVAMQDRLARRKILSDLNIFGSIMGISGLPMLERLYDVDMDIIDQTTGKTGVVTIPAFKLGSKYLHETTALVDGMAQTAGVRTSILQLDNKRFIRISTTVTDRDGKPVQGLYIPENSQISKNLLAGKRFDGVVTIDGRKFLAAYEAIRDFDENVMGAMEVVRPLISNELAGLIGRVNIGGKGYSYVFDANGKFSTPPVEEQAAQAVVSAALTNTELKKSPQTFTTKSPTGTYQSRVAYFAPWDAYIATTVSTNDILAGVDERIIKSAFISGALPVLLSIVIIWLMSRQLLRPINRLASIADDVCKGHFDCSFDYPANDAIGRTMKSVQYMVREMKQQLGFSRGVLDGVTIPCAVVDLDNKVTHINDSAVNILGKRKVPEKYLGLTLNEVVYHDAKRKTLTQIAMDKRTQTDWEIELTRDLDDTTVILHVVATPIYDLDRKLIGAITIWVDLTEERVQKKAVESKNTLIEQAASEAVDIAEKVSGAALRLADTISSANQGALEQRDRAMEASTAMDQMRNTVNEVARNATTTSQRTEETLELARSGQKVVDQSVNMMREVHEQSQGLRARMDELGEHAKGIGAIMGVITDIADQTNLLALNAAIEAARAGEAGRGFAVVADEVRKLAEKTMSATHEVGDYIKAIQQSAHSNIKGTEQTETALEECRQMAEQSGSSLQDIVTKVGEATMQVQSIATAAEEQAASTEQIHQASESVNDIAGKTAQSMQESTVAIEALNALADSLRQTISTMQG; this is encoded by the coding sequence ATGCCCAGTCTCGGTTTCAGAAGCAAACTCTATCTCGCGTCCATCTCCATGGTCGTCATCACCATTGTCAGCATGGCGGCTGTCAATTCCATCCAGTCCCGCAACGAATACTTCGAAAGCGGATTGACCGCTCTGGAAAACGTATCCGGCACACTCCTCGAAACCGTGGCAATGCAGGACCGCCTCGCCCGCAGAAAAATCCTTTCCGACCTGAACATATTCGGTTCCATCATGGGAATCAGCGGGCTTCCCATGCTCGAAAGGCTCTATGACGTGGATATGGACATCATTGACCAGACCACCGGAAAAACCGGGGTGGTCACCATCCCCGCCTTCAAGCTCGGATCGAAGTACCTGCATGAAACCACGGCCCTTGTTGACGGCATGGCCCAGACAGCCGGTGTCCGCACCTCAATTCTCCAACTCGACAACAAGCGGTTCATCCGCATCTCAACCACTGTCACCGACAGGGACGGCAAACCGGTTCAGGGACTGTATATCCCGGAAAACTCCCAGATCAGCAAAAACCTGCTTGCCGGAAAGCGTTTTGACGGCGTGGTGACAATCGACGGCAGGAAATTTCTGGCGGCCTACGAGGCCATCCGCGATTTCGATGAAAACGTCATGGGTGCCATGGAAGTGGTGCGTCCGCTCATCTCAAACGAGCTGGCCGGACTCATCGGCAGAGTCAATATCGGCGGCAAGGGGTATTCCTACGTATTCGATGCGAACGGCAAATTCTCCACTCCGCCGGTCGAGGAACAGGCAGCACAGGCCGTTGTTTCCGCCGCACTCACGAACACGGAACTGAAAAAATCGCCCCAAACGTTCACCACCAAGTCACCAACCGGCACGTACCAGTCGCGCGTGGCCTACTTCGCACCCTGGGACGCCTACATCGCCACCACTGTCAGCACCAACGACATTCTCGCAGGCGTGGACGAGCGCATCATCAAAAGCGCCTTTATCAGCGGCGCACTGCCGGTATTGCTCTCAATCGTCATCATCTGGCTCATGAGCCGACAGCTCCTGCGCCCCATCAACCGGCTTGCGTCCATTGCCGACGACGTATGCAAAGGCCATTTCGACTGCTCGTTCGATTATCCCGCCAACGACGCCATAGGCCGGACCATGAAATCGGTACAGTACATGGTACGTGAAATGAAACAACAGCTCGGATTCAGCCGGGGCGTTCTCGACGGCGTGACCATTCCCTGCGCGGTGGTGGATCTCGACAACAAGGTCACGCACATCAACGATTCCGCCGTCAATATTCTCGGCAAACGCAAGGTCCCGGAAAAGTATCTCGGCCTGACGCTCAACGAGGTGGTTTATCACGATGCCAAGCGCAAGACGCTGACACAAATCGCCATGGACAAACGCACGCAGACCGACTGGGAAATAGAACTGACACGGGACCTCGACGATACAACCGTCATCCTGCATGTGGTCGCGACCCCCATCTATGATCTGGACCGCAAGCTCATCGGGGCCATCACCATCTGGGTGGACCTCACCGAAGAACGCGTCCAGAAAAAGGCCGTGGAATCCAAGAACACACTCATTGAACAGGCAGCGTCAGAAGCCGTTGACATTGCAGAAAAAGTCTCCGGTGCGGCACTCCGCCTTGCCGATACGATATCCTCGGCAAATCAAGGAGCACTGGAACAACGAGACCGCGCCATGGAAGCATCAACCGCCATGGACCAGATGCGGAACACGGTCAACGAAGTCGCCCGCAACGCCACCACCACTTCCCAGCGGACCGAAGAGACACTGGAACTCGCCCGCTCCGGGCAAAAGGTGGTCGACCAATCCGTCAATATGATGCGTGAGGTTCATGAGCAATCCCAAGGGCTGCGCGCCCGGATGGATGAGCTTGGAGAACACGCCAAGGGCATCGGAGCGATCATGGGCGTGATCACGGACATCGCGGACCAGACCAACTTGCTCGCGCTCAACGCCGCCATTGAAGCCGCCCGCGCGGGCGAGGCAGGACGCGGATTCGCCGTGGTAGCCGACGAGGTTCGCAAACTCGCGGAAAAGACCATGTCCGCCACCCACGAAGTCGGCGACTATATCAAGGCCATCCAGCAAAGCGCGCACAGCAATATCAAAGGCACGGAACAAACCGAAACGGCTCTGGAAGAATGCCGCCAAATGGCCGAGCAGTCGGGTTCATCACTACAGGACATCGTCACCAAGGTGGGCGAAGCGACCATGCAGGTCCAGAGCATCGCCACCGCCGCCGAAGAACAGGCCGCCAGCACCGAGCAGATTCATCAAGCCTCGGAAAGCGTCAATGACATCGCAGGCAAGACCGCGCAGTCCATGCAGGAATCCACCGTCGCCATCGAGGCGCTCAATGCACTGGCCGACAGCCTGCGCCAAACCATCAGCACGATGCAGGGATAA
- a CDS encoding YgiQ family radical SAM protein, with protein sequence MTHSTRTPLQQPTVLPMSRKEMDRLGWDELDILLVTGDAYVDHPSFGAPLLGRWLVHHGYRTGIAAQPRWDRTDDVERMGRPRLFAGVAAGSLDSMLAHYTAFRKKRSDDAYTPGGMAGSRPNRASIPYTNIVQRAFPGLPVILGGIEASLRRVSHYDFWTDAVRRSILLDSKATAITYGMAENSIVALAEAIDAAEDRTIKGLRPILVNIPGLAVAGAQKDIPEGASTVELPSHEEILEDPQALIKATTLLEQQVHHNRDIAIQSTGGRLVMVTPPGPLLDTAGLDELAGLPFSRLPHPSYTERIPAADMIQTSVTTHRGCAGGCSFCTLALHQGRQIRSRSKGSILDEVEQITEVKGWKGSISDVGGPSANMWGAHCAGDQSTCKRASCMTPSVCKHFKVTQKDFVNLLRNVSDVQSVKHVRVASGWRIDLALTDMPSLACLIREFVGGQAKVAPEHRSDHVLKGMRKPKFAAFEKFLDLFDKESKKAGKRQYVIPYLMSAFPGCTDDDMRDLGDWLRSQGWKPEQVQCFIPLPGTAAAAMFHAETDLNGNPIYVAKSDAARLRQHGILMPTRGRPTKRGKQGGKPEGRPNNNSEGRSSGKPKKRHGKPAHDRRDNDSRPPKKKRRNRR encoded by the coding sequence ATGACGCATTCAACACGCACGCCGCTTCAGCAACCCACCGTCCTGCCCATGTCCCGAAAGGAAATGGACCGTCTCGGCTGGGACGAACTCGATATCCTTCTTGTCACGGGCGACGCATATGTAGACCACCCGTCTTTCGGTGCGCCTCTGCTCGGACGCTGGCTCGTGCATCACGGATACCGCACTGGCATCGCGGCACAGCCCCGATGGGACCGGACCGATGACGTGGAGCGCATGGGCCGTCCCCGACTTTTTGCTGGCGTGGCCGCAGGGTCACTCGACTCCATGCTCGCGCACTACACCGCGTTCCGGAAGAAACGCAGTGATGATGCCTACACTCCCGGCGGTATGGCGGGCAGCCGTCCGAACCGGGCAAGCATTCCGTATACCAACATCGTGCAGCGCGCCTTTCCGGGCCTGCCGGTCATTCTCGGCGGCATTGAGGCCTCGCTCCGCCGCGTGTCACACTATGATTTCTGGACCGACGCGGTCCGCCGCTCCATCCTGCTCGACAGCAAGGCCACGGCCATCACTTACGGCATGGCGGAAAACTCCATCGTGGCCCTTGCCGAAGCCATCGATGCGGCAGAAGACCGCACCATAAAGGGCCTTCGCCCCATCCTCGTCAACATTCCCGGACTGGCCGTCGCCGGAGCGCAAAAGGATATTCCCGAAGGCGCATCCACCGTGGAGCTGCCATCCCACGAGGAAATTCTCGAAGACCCGCAGGCGCTCATCAAGGCGACCACACTCCTTGAACAGCAGGTTCATCACAACCGGGACATTGCCATACAGTCCACTGGCGGACGTCTCGTCATGGTCACCCCGCCCGGTCCCCTGCTTGATACTGCCGGTCTCGACGAACTGGCGGGACTGCCCTTTTCACGACTGCCGCACCCGTCATACACGGAACGCATTCCCGCGGCAGACATGATCCAGACAAGCGTCACCACCCATCGCGGATGCGCGGGCGGCTGCTCGTTCTGTACACTGGCCCTGCACCAGGGACGGCAGATCAGGTCACGCAGCAAAGGCTCCATTCTCGACGAAGTGGAACAGATCACGGAAGTGAAGGGATGGAAGGGCAGCATCAGCGACGTGGGCGGACCGAGCGCGAACATGTGGGGCGCACACTGCGCGGGCGACCAGTCCACCTGCAAACGCGCAAGCTGCATGACCCCGTCGGTCTGCAAGCACTTCAAGGTGACGCAAAAGGATTTCGTCAACCTGCTCAGGAACGTCTCGGACGTTCAGTCGGTCAAGCACGTCCGCGTGGCGAGCGGCTGGCGCATTGATCTCGCACTCACGGACATGCCGTCGCTGGCTTGTCTCATCCGTGAATTCGTGGGCGGACAGGCAAAAGTCGCCCCGGAACACCGCAGCGACCATGTACTCAAGGGAATGCGTAAACCCAAATTCGCGGCATTTGAAAAGTTTCTCGACCTGTTTGACAAAGAATCGAAAAAAGCCGGGAAACGCCAGTACGTCATCCCCTATCTCATGAGCGCCTTTCCCGGCTGCACGGACGACGACATGCGGGACCTCGGCGACTGGCTCCGCAGTCAGGGATGGAAACCGGAGCAGGTGCAATGCTTCATCCCCCTGCCCGGAACCGCCGCAGCCGCCATGTTCCATGCCGAAACCGACCTCAACGGCAATCCCATTTATGTTGCCAAGAGCGACGCCGCCCGTCTGCGTCAGCACGGCATTCTCATGCCCACCAGAGGCCGTCCGACCAAACGGGGAAAACAGGGCGGAAAACCGGAAGGCAGGCCGAACAACAACTCCGAAGGGAGGTCCAGCGGCAAGCCGAAGAAACGCCATGGTAAACCGGCGCACGACCGACGCGACAACGACTCCCGCCCGCCCAAAAAGAAGCGGCGAAACAGGCGCTGA
- a CDS encoding DEAD/DEAH box helicase has protein sequence MENENTPETVNENTTEQTEETVEETTPTLTFEELPDALRDACDRAGWDKLMPVQEKALPLLLDDRDVMVQARTGSGKTGAFVLPLLAKLDPEKKHCQALVMVPTRELAQQVAQEASMLAGDNGINVVPVYGGVGYQQQLDAFRDGAQLVVGTPGRILDHLVRRNLSLDNLKVLIFDEADRMLSVGFYPDMVEVKRYLPRRIDGSYMFSATFPQSVLRLAEEFMYKPEFLSLSSAEADVSAIAHQFVEVQAMGKERKLIKLIELENPSSAIIFSNTKRNVEFIAALLSQFGFDAEGLTSDLTQNKREKLMARIKEGKLRFLVATDVAARGIDIPELSHVFMMEPPEDPESYVHRAGRTGRAGASGVAITMVDVIQRMELERIASRFKIKFEEIKDPTDEDVANIIDERLTALLEKKFRKLTNLQRERAARFLPLVKKFAEEEDSMGLIAMLLDEIYQNTLHGKPAEPEARPEQPRQAKPKKKRPAGRKSGNGGRGGRDDRGEHGRRDERGGRREREDRGQPKERSESKDKGRPRRPKKQEQPKPERTQQAPKQEQPKQAAPQSEPQKESTGEKKRPRRRRRPRRRRS, from the coding sequence ATGGAAAACGAAAACACACCTGAAACCGTGAACGAAAACACCACGGAACAGACAGAAGAAACCGTCGAAGAAACGACGCCCACCCTCACTTTCGAGGAACTCCCCGACGCTCTCAGGGACGCGTGCGACCGCGCAGGCTGGGACAAGCTCATGCCCGTACAGGAAAAGGCACTGCCGCTCCTGCTCGATGACCGCGACGTCATGGTGCAGGCGCGCACAGGCTCCGGCAAGACCGGCGCTTTCGTGCTGCCCCTGCTCGCCAAGCTCGATCCGGAGAAAAAACACTGTCAGGCACTCGTGATGGTCCCGACCCGCGAACTGGCACAGCAGGTGGCTCAGGAAGCTTCCATGCTCGCCGGGGACAACGGCATCAACGTTGTCCCGGTCTACGGCGGCGTAGGCTATCAGCAGCAGCTCGACGCATTCCGCGACGGCGCACAATTGGTTGTCGGCACACCGGGCCGCATCCTCGACCATCTGGTCCGCCGCAACCTGAGCCTCGACAACCTCAAGGTGCTCATCTTCGACGAAGCCGACCGAATGCTCTCCGTCGGATTCTACCCGGACATGGTGGAAGTGAAACGCTATCTGCCCCGCCGCATCGACGGCAGCTACATGTTCTCGGCCACATTCCCGCAGTCTGTTCTGCGTCTGGCCGAAGAGTTCATGTACAAACCGGAATTTCTCAGCCTGTCCAGCGCCGAAGCCGATGTTTCGGCCATTGCCCACCAGTTTGTCGAAGTGCAGGCCATGGGCAAGGAACGCAAGCTCATCAAGCTGATCGAGCTGGAAAATCCCTCGTCCGCCATCATTTTCTCGAACACCAAACGCAACGTTGAATTCATCGCGGCCCTGCTCTCCCAGTTCGGCTTCGACGCCGAAGGGCTGACCTCGGACCTCACGCAGAACAAGCGCGAAAAGCTCATGGCGCGCATCAAGGAAGGCAAACTCCGCTTTCTCGTGGCAACGGACGTGGCAGCACGCGGCATCGACATTCCCGAACTCTCCCACGTCTTCATGATGGAGCCGCCGGAAGACCCGGAATCCTATGTCCACCGTGCAGGCCGCACAGGCCGTGCAGGCGCATCCGGCGTGGCGATCACCATGGTGGACGTCATTCAGAGGATGGAGCTGGAACGCATCGCCTCCCGCTTCAAGATCAAGTTCGAGGAGATCAAGGACCCCACCGACGAAGATGTGGCAAACATCATCGACGAACGGTTGACCGCCCTGCTCGAAAAGAAATTCCGCAAGCTGACCAATCTCCAGCGCGAACGCGCGGCCCGGTTCCTGCCTCTGGTGAAAAAATTCGCTGAGGAAGAGGACTCCATGGGGTTGATCGCCATGCTGCTCGACGAAATCTACCAGAACACCCTGCACGGCAAACCGGCAGAACCGGAAGCACGACCGGAACAGCCGCGTCAGGCCAAACCGAAAAAGAAACGTCCCGCAGGCCGCAAATCCGGCAACGGTGGCCGAGGCGGCCGTGATGACCGAGGCGAACACGGCAGACGGGACGAGCGTGGCGGACGCAGGGAACGCGAAGACCGGGGCCAGCCCAAGGAACGCAGCGAGAGCAAGGACAAGGGGCGTCCGCGTCGACCCAAAAAGCAGGAACAGCCCAAGCCCGAGCGCACGCAGCAGGCTCCGAAGCAAGAGCAGCCTAAGCAGGCGGCACCGCAGTCCGAACCGCAAAAGGAAAGCACCGGCGAAAAGAAACGTCCGCGTCGCCGCCGCAGGCCCCGCAGACGCCGCAGTTAA
- a CDS encoding cysteine hydrolase family protein → MSRKTALVVVDVQRVMFETPGEVLHEGRRVLQTIAGLIASARKNDVPVVYIQHTTEGAGSEFEKDSHGWLIAEDIAPQDGDTISLKYTYDAFCNTQLHEKLTGIGATDLVFCGLQTEVCVDTTIRSALAHGYTSTLAEDGHSTYDNGVLSAKDIIAHHNQTLNRRFCKVVPASDITF, encoded by the coding sequence ATGTCCAGGAAAACAGCACTTGTGGTCGTCGACGTGCAGCGCGTCATGTTCGAGACGCCCGGAGAAGTTCTTCATGAGGGCCGGCGCGTCCTTCAAACCATTGCCGGACTCATTGCCTCGGCCCGCAAAAACGACGTCCCGGTCGTGTACATTCAGCACACGACCGAAGGCGCGGGAAGCGAATTCGAAAAGGACTCGCACGGCTGGTTGATCGCCGAAGACATCGCGCCACAGGATGGCGACACGATCTCGCTCAAGTACACCTATGACGCTTTCTGCAACACGCAACTGCATGAAAAGCTGACAGGTATCGGGGCGACCGACCTTGTTTTCTGCGGATTGCAGACGGAAGTCTGCGTGGACACGACCATACGCAGTGCCCTTGCCCACGGCTACACGAGCACGCTGGCCGAAGACGGGCACAGCACCTATGACAACGGCGTGCTTTCGGCAAAAGACATCATCGCCCACCACAATCAGACACTTAACCGCCGTTTCTGCAAGGTTGTCCCGGCCAGCGACATTACCTTTTAG